In Sinorhizobium arboris LMG 14919, a genomic segment contains:
- a CDS encoding MFS transporter has translation MTNINQSISSLSVERARIPPVAFVLTACIGVIGSNSLALGPIAPEVARSLGVDAPAAMTASAAFGLGTAASAVFLGRLIDRYGAGRMLAAALLVLAIGLGGSAAAPALPFLVSAQLLVGIAAGIALPAIYTLAATVAPAGRESETIGLVLTGWTLSMVAGVPLSAAIADFAGWRMVYAVVAAATLIACAAVRFAAVQEVSKGKATSPFAVLGVGGVVPLLAACAAFMAAFYGVYGYIGDHLHAALGLPVSANGLVAASYGLGFGAAAFLDRLIDRFGASRLLPVIFLAVAGVYVSMSAASGSYTAMLGVVFLWGLANHFGLNVLIMRLTALDPARRGAIMGLNSGVTYLALFAGTIGFGEVYAAAGFSALPVAAAGLMLTAVFSAALAPR, from the coding sequence ATGACGAACATCAATCAATCCATTTCCAGCCTATCCGTCGAGAGGGCACGCATTCCCCCTGTGGCCTTTGTGCTTACCGCCTGTATCGGCGTCATCGGCTCGAACTCGCTGGCGCTCGGCCCGATTGCACCCGAAGTGGCGCGCAGCCTCGGCGTCGATGCTCCGGCCGCGATGACGGCATCGGCTGCCTTCGGTCTGGGCACGGCAGCGAGTGCTGTCTTTCTCGGACGTCTCATCGACCGTTATGGCGCGGGGCGCATGCTTGCGGCTGCGCTGCTGGTCCTTGCCATCGGGCTCGGCGGGAGCGCTGCCGCGCCGGCGCTGCCGTTCCTGGTCTCCGCTCAACTCCTCGTCGGCATCGCCGCGGGCATCGCGCTTCCGGCCATCTACACCCTTGCCGCGACCGTCGCCCCGGCGGGACGCGAGAGCGAGACGATCGGTCTGGTGCTGACCGGCTGGACCCTGAGCATGGTTGCTGGGGTTCCGCTCTCGGCGGCGATCGCCGATTTCGCCGGCTGGCGGATGGTTTACGCGGTTGTCGCAGCCGCAACGTTGATCGCCTGCGCTGCAGTCAGGTTCGCGGCAGTGCAGGAAGTATCGAAGGGCAAGGCGACTTCGCCGTTTGCGGTACTCGGCGTAGGTGGGGTCGTGCCCCTTCTGGCCGCATGCGCGGCCTTCATGGCGGCATTCTATGGCGTCTACGGCTATATCGGCGACCACCTCCATGCAGCGCTTGGGCTGCCGGTAAGTGCCAACGGCCTTGTTGCAGCCTCCTACGGTCTCGGCTTCGGCGCCGCGGCCTTCCTCGACCGCCTGATCGACCGCTTCGGCGCGAGCAGACTGTTGCCGGTGATATTCCTCGCCGTCGCCGGCGTTTATGTCTCCATGTCGGCAGCGAGCGGCTCCTACACGGCCATGCTGGGCGTCGTTTTCCTCTGGGGCCTCGCCAACCATTTTGGGCTGAACGTGCTGATCATGCGGCTCACTGCGCTCGACCCTGCCAGACGCGGGGCCATCATGGGGCTGAACAGCGGTGTCACCTATCTCGCCCTCTTCGCGGGCACGATCGGCTTTGGCGAAGTCTATGCCGCGGCGGGTTTCTCCGCGCTGCCGGTTGCCGCGGCCGGATTGATGCTCACGGCAGTTTTCTCCGCGGCGCTCGCGCCCCGCTAG
- a CDS encoding Lrp/AsnC family transcriptional regulator, with protein MDQNTDEVRRKRQPERDLDAMDRKLLGVLVEDATTSYAELGDRVGLSPPAAHERVKRLRRSGAIRRVAALIDPEAVGKTLLAFVHVDTTGWGKTPALLAIEQHPEVEEIHSVAGDTCMLLKVRTESTHALEGLLARLYDTPGVKATRSYVVLSTYLERPVQPATTSEWPTPGKNAREGSDAFKNRN; from the coding sequence ATGGACCAAAATACAGATGAAGTTCGGCGGAAGCGGCAGCCCGAGCGTGACCTCGACGCCATGGACCGAAAGCTATTAGGCGTCCTGGTCGAGGACGCGACGACAAGCTATGCCGAACTCGGCGACCGCGTCGGACTTTCGCCGCCGGCCGCGCATGAGCGCGTAAAGCGGTTGAGGCGCTCCGGCGCAATCCGTCGTGTGGCGGCGCTGATCGACCCGGAAGCGGTCGGAAAGACGCTGCTAGCCTTCGTGCATGTCGACACCACCGGCTGGGGCAAGACGCCGGCACTGCTTGCGATCGAGCAGCATCCGGAAGTCGAGGAGATACACTCGGTCGCCGGCGACACCTGCATGCTGCTCAAGGTCCGGACCGAAAGCACCCATGCGCTGGAAGGATTGCTGGCGCGCCTCTACGACACGCCTGGCGTCAAGGCGACGCGCAGCTACGTCGTCCTTTCAACCTATCTGGAGCGACCGGTGCAACCGGCCACCACAAGCGAATGGCCGACTCCGGGTAAGAATGCCCGCGAGGGGAGCGACGCGTTCAAGAACCGGAACTGA
- a CDS encoding TrkH family potassium uptake protein, with product MPQSIQHPARLVPTAFLVAILVGTTLLMLPISRAGPGGAPLLAALFTATSAVCVTGLIVQDTPTYWSGFGQGVILVLFQVGGFGIMTGATLLGLLVTRRLKLSSRLIAQAETKSLSLGDVAGVLRLIFLVTIAVELVTTAALAWRLRYGHDYVWSDALWQGFFHAVSAFNNAGFSTYSDSLIGFALDPLILAPIMAAVVIGGLGFPVLFELRQTVRHPARWSVHTKITLLGTALLLVAGLAATAAYEWNNPKTLGAFEWPGKLLNAASHSVMARTAGFNSIDIGEMRIETLAVTYALMFIGGGSAGTAGGIKVTTFFLLGFVVWAEIRGQRDSTAFRRRIGTHAQRQALAIVLLSVGAVAGGVLMLLSVTSLPLEDVMFEVISAFGTVGLSTGITGGLPPAAQLVIIALMFIGRVGTITIASALALQERNVLFRYPEERPIVG from the coding sequence TTGCCACAATCGATCCAACACCCTGCACGGCTCGTGCCGACGGCGTTCCTTGTTGCCATCCTCGTAGGCACAACACTGCTCATGCTGCCGATCTCGCGCGCGGGGCCAGGGGGAGCTCCGCTGCTTGCCGCATTGTTTACAGCCACCTCTGCAGTCTGCGTTACCGGGCTTATCGTTCAGGACACGCCGACCTATTGGTCGGGCTTCGGCCAGGGCGTGATCCTCGTGCTGTTCCAGGTCGGTGGTTTCGGCATCATGACCGGGGCAACGCTTCTTGGCCTCCTCGTTACCCGCAGACTGAAACTGAGCAGCCGCCTCATCGCGCAAGCGGAAACCAAGAGCCTCAGTCTGGGCGATGTCGCGGGTGTCCTTCGCCTCATCTTTCTCGTAACCATAGCAGTCGAACTGGTCACGACAGCCGCGCTCGCCTGGCGTCTGCGCTACGGCCATGACTATGTCTGGAGCGACGCCTTGTGGCAGGGCTTTTTTCATGCGGTCTCGGCGTTCAACAATGCAGGCTTTTCAACATATTCGGACAGCTTGATCGGTTTTGCACTCGATCCGCTTATTCTCGCTCCGATCATGGCTGCCGTCGTTATCGGCGGTCTCGGTTTCCCGGTACTCTTCGAACTTCGCCAGACGGTGCGGCATCCGGCACGCTGGTCCGTTCACACCAAGATTACCCTTCTTGGGACAGCTCTTCTGCTCGTTGCCGGACTCGCGGCGACGGCCGCCTACGAATGGAACAATCCGAAGACATTGGGCGCGTTCGAATGGCCGGGGAAGCTGCTGAACGCCGCGAGCCATTCGGTCATGGCGCGCACTGCCGGCTTTAACAGCATCGACATTGGAGAGATGCGCATCGAAACCCTGGCGGTCACTTATGCTCTGATGTTCATCGGCGGTGGCAGTGCCGGCACCGCCGGCGGCATAAAGGTCACGACATTCTTCCTTCTTGGATTCGTCGTCTGGGCGGAAATCCGGGGCCAGCGCGATTCCACCGCGTTTCGGCGCCGTATCGGCACTCACGCCCAGCGCCAGGCACTGGCAATCGTATTGCTGTCCGTCGGGGCTGTCGCAGGAGGCGTGCTCATGCTCCTCAGCGTCACGAGCCTCCCGCTTGAGGATGTCATGTTTGAGGTCATTTCGGCATTCGGAACCGTTGGCCTGTCCACGGGGATCACCGGGGGCCTGCCTCCCGCCGCACAACTGGTCATCATCGCCTTGATGTTCATCGGGCGCGTCGGCACGATCACAATTGCAAGCGCACTCGCGCTGCAAGAACGCAATGTACTCTTCCGATATCCAGAGGAGCGCCCAATCGTTGGCTAA
- a CDS encoding potassium channel family protein gives MPGIVLVCLLSAALIVVTSAIHFEIMTGVAILRRRKVLSKRPEMVVFLGSAFMAHLFGVGLYALAFAWMHYHPEFGSLEGLAGTSAADFFYFSLTCYSTMGFGDVYATGDMRILAGLEGLNGLVLIAWSASFTFIAVERIWRDDHK, from the coding sequence TTGCCAGGAATTGTTTTGGTCTGCCTGCTCTCCGCCGCACTCATCGTCGTGACAAGCGCCATTCATTTTGAAATCATGACCGGCGTCGCGATCCTGCGTCGGCGCAAGGTGCTTTCAAAACGACCCGAAATGGTGGTCTTTCTCGGGTCAGCCTTTATGGCCCATCTCTTCGGCGTCGGCCTTTACGCTCTCGCATTCGCCTGGATGCATTATCATCCCGAATTCGGCTCCCTGGAAGGACTGGCAGGAACAAGCGCCGCAGACTTCTTCTATTTCTCGCTGACCTGTTACAGTACGATGGGATTCGGCGACGTCTACGCGACAGGCGACATGCGAATTCTCGCCGGTCTGGAGGGGCTGAATGGGCTCGTCCTGATTGCCTGGTCGGCGTCCTTTACCTTCATTGCCGTAGAGCGCATCTGGCGCGACGACCACAAGTAG
- a CDS encoding rhodanese-like domain-containing protein: MKSAVTETSAAPSDVARQHFAAEFTFETDCWDVHDALSKGADFVLLDVRSPQMFARGHVPGAINLPHGKMVRSKLAAWPDDTLFVTYCAGPHCNGAARGALRLAELGRPVKIMAGGITGWLDEGFELAVDGV; encoded by the coding sequence ATGAAATCCGCCGTCACTGAGACTTCCGCCGCCCCGAGCGACGTCGCCCGTCAGCACTTTGCTGCCGAATTCACCTTTGAGACCGACTGCTGGGACGTCCATGACGCCCTGTCCAAGGGCGCAGATTTCGTCCTCCTGGACGTCCGCAGTCCCCAGATGTTCGCTAGAGGGCATGTTCCCGGGGCCATCAACCTGCCGCATGGAAAGATGGTTCGTTCGAAGTTGGCAGCCTGGCCCGATGATACGCTGTTCGTCACATATTGCGCGGGGCCGCATTGCAACGGAGCGGCTCGTGGTGCGCTGCGTCTTGCGGAACTTGGCCGCCCGGTGAAAATCATGGCCGGCGGCATCACCGGCTGGCTGGACGAAGGTTTTGAGCTTGCTGTGGACGGGGTCTGA
- a CDS encoding DUF2161 domain-containing phosphodiesterase, whose protein sequence is METALYLPIKGFLEKAGYVVKGEVGGCDLVGLSDDDPPVVVICELKLSFNLELILQAVDRAAVADEVWIAARVSAKGKGREADKRYRDLCRRLGVGMLGVSDAGDVSVIVGSVSPMPRTNPKRRSRLTREHRSRRGDPAVGGSTRAPVMTAYRQQALGCAAALASGPLRVREIRSSIPDAGKILLANVYGWFERLDRGVYGLTEAGREALQRWPQQDMQANIAV, encoded by the coding sequence ATGGAAACTGCGCTTTATCTGCCCATCAAAGGCTTTCTCGAAAAGGCAGGTTATGTCGTCAAGGGCGAAGTCGGCGGCTGCGATCTCGTCGGCTTGAGCGATGACGATCCGCCTGTGGTCGTCATCTGCGAGCTGAAACTCAGCTTCAATCTGGAGCTCATACTGCAGGCCGTCGATCGCGCAGCTGTCGCAGACGAGGTCTGGATCGCGGCGCGAGTCTCGGCCAAGGGCAAAGGTCGCGAGGCCGACAAACGCTACCGCGATCTCTGTCGCAGGCTTGGGGTCGGGATGCTGGGCGTTTCCGATGCCGGCGACGTCAGCGTTATCGTCGGTTCCGTATCGCCCATGCCGCGAACCAATCCGAAACGGCGCTCGAGGCTCACGCGTGAACACCGGAGCCGACGCGGCGATCCGGCAGTAGGCGGCAGCACACGCGCGCCTGTCATGACCGCGTACCGCCAGCAGGCGCTCGGCTGTGCCGCAGCGCTGGCATCAGGCCCGCTGCGCGTGCGTGAAATCAGATCCAGCATACCGGATGCCGGCAAGATTTTGCTTGCGAATGTCTATGGCTGGTTTGAACGGCTCGACAGAGGCGTCTACGGCTTGACGGAAGCTGGACGCGAAGCACTTCAGCGATGGCCGCAGCAGGACATGCAGGCAAACATAGCCGTCTGA
- the ftrA gene encoding transcriptional regulator FtrA: protein MSSQTTGPLAVALLYDGLCTFEFGIVAEVFGLHRPEMGPGWYRFASCAVEEGPLRAHGGFVLQPDHGPELIAEADIVVVPGWKGVQVPVPETLCDQLRAAYARGARLLSICSGAFVLAATGLLDGGTAATHWRYAGALQARFPKVRVDATSLYRSHDRVFTSAGSAAGIDLLIDIVRRDFGPEAANAVARRLVVPAHRTGGQAQFLERPVPVQPGGEIAPLLDRMRENLERNWTTDVMARECKMSLRTFLRRFHEATGRSPGDWLIEERIEAAKDLLCERLLSIETISAAVGFGSAHALRHHFRRKAGLTPTEYRSRFMPVGVSELA from the coding sequence ATGTCAAGTCAAACCACCGGACCCCTGGCCGTAGCGCTGCTCTATGATGGGCTGTGCACCTTTGAGTTCGGCATCGTGGCGGAGGTTTTCGGCCTTCACCGGCCGGAGATGGGGCCGGGTTGGTATCGCTTCGCCAGTTGCGCGGTCGAAGAGGGTCCCCTGCGCGCCCATGGCGGCTTTGTGCTTCAGCCCGACCATGGGCCGGAACTGATCGCCGAGGCGGATATCGTCGTTGTGCCGGGCTGGAAGGGAGTTCAAGTTCCCGTGCCGGAGACGCTTTGCGATCAGCTTCGCGCCGCCTATGCGCGCGGCGCGCGGCTCCTGTCGATCTGCTCGGGGGCATTCGTGTTGGCGGCAACCGGGCTACTCGACGGCGGCACCGCCGCCACTCACTGGCGCTACGCAGGAGCATTGCAAGCCCGTTTTCCGAAGGTGCGGGTCGATGCGACCTCGCTCTACCGCAGCCATGACCGGGTATTCACCTCTGCGGGCAGCGCCGCCGGGATCGATCTGCTGATCGATATCGTGCGGCGGGATTTCGGTCCCGAGGCGGCGAATGCGGTTGCACGGCGGCTGGTGGTGCCCGCGCATCGCACGGGCGGGCAGGCGCAGTTTCTGGAACGTCCCGTTCCCGTTCAGCCGGGCGGAGAGATCGCACCGCTGCTGGACCGGATGCGCGAGAATCTCGAGCGGAACTGGACGACAGATGTCATGGCCCGTGAATGCAAAATGAGCTTGCGAACTTTCTTGCGCCGCTTCCACGAGGCAACCGGCCGCAGTCCAGGGGACTGGCTGATCGAAGAGCGGATCGAGGCCGCCAAGGACCTTTTGTGCGAACGTCTCCTTAGCATCGAGACCATTTCCGCAGCCGTAGGCTTCGGCTCGGCCCATGCGCTCCGCCATCATTTCCGCCGGAAGGCCGGCCTTACTCCGACCGAATATAGGTCCCGCTTCATGCCCGTCGGTGTCTCGGAACTGGCATAA
- a CDS encoding Stf0 family sulfotransferase — protein sequence MSEFDTYVICTSPRSGGTLLCKLLAATGVSGNPGSYFHRASVSEWLDYFALTSDGSTSERNTLAAIFRAAIAKGSLDTGIFGLRLQRHSFEFFAQKLAVLHPEPASDLERFETAFGRTLFIHLTRLDKVQQAVSIVKAEQTGLWHLAPDGTVLERLAPSLEPGYDANEIRTHYDRFTAYDREWRHWFASQGIEPLQITYETLSSDPIETLREILGHLGLNRDAANDVEPGVAKLADETSRDWVARFRSDHGFA from the coding sequence ATGTCTGAATTCGACACCTATGTCATCTGCACGTCCCCGCGTAGCGGCGGCACACTGTTGTGCAAACTCTTGGCCGCGACCGGCGTCTCCGGAAATCCGGGATCTTACTTTCACCGTGCCTCGGTCTCAGAATGGCTGGACTACTTTGCCCTGACCTCAGACGGCTCGACATCGGAACGCAATACTCTGGCTGCGATATTTCGGGCGGCTATCGCGAAGGGAAGTCTCGATACCGGTATATTTGGCCTGCGGTTACAAAGACATAGCTTTGAATTCTTTGCCCAGAAGCTAGCGGTGCTGCACCCAGAGCCGGCGAGTGACCTGGAGCGTTTCGAAACCGCCTTCGGTCGAACGCTCTTCATTCATCTGACCCGGCTCGACAAGGTTCAACAGGCGGTTTCGATTGTTAAGGCGGAGCAAACCGGACTGTGGCACTTGGCACCGGACGGAACAGTGCTGGAACGCCTCGCACCGTCACTCGAACCCGGCTACGATGCGAACGAAATTCGAACCCACTACGATAGATTTACCGCATACGATCGTGAGTGGAGACATTGGTTTGCTTCGCAGGGAATTGAGCCGCTTCAGATCACTTATGAGACGCTCTCTTCCGATCCCATCGAAACGCTGCGGGAGATACTGGGCCACCTCGGCTTGAATCGCGATGCCGCAAATGACGTGGAGCCCGGTGTCGCAAAGCTGGCCGATGAGACGAGTCGAGACTGGGTGGCACGTTTCCGTTCGGACCACGGTTTCGCTTGA
- a CDS encoding response regulator produces the protein MTAERILVVDDEPQIQRFLRPALSAAGYEVIEAANGAQALKAAVTAAPDVVILDLGLPDMDGKDVVANIRAWSQVPIIILSARDRESEKIAALDLGADDYIEKPFGIGELTARIRAALRHRIQMAGGQAQLSADGLSIDMVKRVVTRDGEALRLTPKEYDLLVMLAHHAGRVVTHRTLLTSVWGAAHGEDLHYLRVFIGQLRGKIERDPGNPKIVRTEPGVGYRFVGDED, from the coding sequence ATGACCGCCGAGCGCATCCTCGTCGTGGACGACGAGCCGCAGATCCAGCGTTTCCTGCGCCCGGCGCTGTCAGCCGCCGGTTACGAGGTGATCGAGGCGGCAAACGGCGCGCAGGCGCTGAAGGCGGCTGTGACGGCAGCGCCGGACGTCGTAATCCTCGATCTCGGCCTCCCCGACATGGACGGCAAGGATGTCGTGGCCAATATCCGCGCCTGGTCGCAGGTTCCGATCATCATCCTTTCGGCGCGTGATCGTGAAAGCGAGAAGATCGCTGCCCTCGATCTCGGCGCCGACGACTACATCGAGAAGCCGTTCGGGATCGGCGAACTGACGGCGCGAATCCGTGCGGCGCTGCGCCATCGCATCCAGATGGCGGGAGGGCAGGCGCAGCTGTCGGCAGATGGGCTTTCGATCGACATGGTCAAGCGTGTCGTGACGCGTGACGGCGAGGCGCTCCGGCTGACGCCGAAGGAATATGACCTTCTCGTCATGCTGGCGCATCACGCAGGCCGGGTGGTCACCCACAGGACGCTGCTCACCTCCGTCTGGGGTGCCGCCCACGGTGAGGACCTGCATTATCTGAGAGTCTTCATCGGTCAGCTGCGTGGCAAGATCGAGCGCGATCCCGGCAATCCGAAGATCGTCCGCACCGAGCCAGGCGTCGGTTACCGCTTCGTCGGCGACGAGGACTGA
- a CDS encoding group III truncated hemoglobin, producing MNDELQGQAAQTAAMRERAEAEMKAMGIDEAFIGALVDTFYARVLAHPELGPVFDARLSGRWPEHMERMKSFWSAVAFRNGAYGGKPVQAHLGVANMSPELFPKWLALFAATLDDIAPNTEAKAWFMATAERIARSLTLSLFYNPALDDPALKRS from the coding sequence ATGAACGACGAACTGCAGGGTCAAGCCGCGCAAACCGCCGCTATGCGCGAACGGGCAGAAGCGGAGATGAAAGCGATGGGAATCGATGAAGCGTTCATCGGTGCGTTGGTCGATACATTTTATGCGCGTGTGCTGGCGCATCCGGAGCTTGGGCCCGTATTCGACGCAAGGCTTTCGGGCCGCTGGCCGGAGCACATGGAGAGGATGAAAAGTTTCTGGTCCGCCGTTGCCTTCCGCAACGGCGCCTACGGCGGAAAGCCGGTGCAGGCACATCTCGGCGTCGCCAACATGTCTCCGGAGCTTTTCCCAAAATGGCTGGCGCTCTTTGCTGCGACGCTTGACGACATTGCACCGAATACAGAAGCGAAAGCCTGGTTCATGGCAACGGCCGAGCGCATCGCGCGAAGCCTGACACTCTCGCTCTTCTACAATCCGGCCCTCGACGACCCGGCGCTGAAGCGTTCCTGA
- a CDS encoding potassium channel family protein gives MAKNSIVRSDGVVVIGLGRFGSAVAQSLIHLGYDVLAIDENAELVQNWATRLTHVVEADSSNADSLRRLGVQDFPHAVVGIGTDIEASVLTVLALSELGVPDIWAKAINPNHGRILERTGAHHVVYPEAAMGERVAHLVTGKMIDFIEFDDGFAIVKTPAPNEAVGKTLAESGLRSKYGVTIVGVKRRKLDFTYATPETTVERGDLLIVSGPTKLVEKFAALT, from the coding sequence TTGGCTAAGAACAGCATCGTCCGCAGCGACGGCGTCGTCGTTATAGGTCTCGGCCGCTTCGGCAGCGCCGTTGCCCAATCCTTGATTCATCTTGGCTACGACGTTCTGGCCATCGATGAAAACGCGGAGCTCGTTCAGAACTGGGCGACGCGGCTGACCCACGTAGTGGAGGCAGACAGCAGCAATGCCGATTCTCTGCGTCGCCTCGGCGTTCAGGACTTTCCTCACGCCGTCGTCGGAATTGGTACGGATATCGAAGCCAGCGTGCTTACGGTTCTGGCACTTTCCGAGCTCGGGGTGCCCGACATCTGGGCAAAAGCCATCAACCCCAATCACGGCCGCATTCTGGAGCGGACCGGCGCGCACCATGTCGTCTATCCCGAGGCGGCCATGGGCGAGCGCGTCGCCCATCTCGTCACCGGCAAGATGATCGACTTCATCGAATTCGATGACGGCTTTGCCATTGTCAAAACACCGGCGCCGAACGAAGCCGTCGGAAAGACGTTGGCGGAATCCGGTCTTCGCAGCAAGTACGGGGTTACCATCGTCGGCGTCAAACGGCGAAAGTTGGACTTTACCTATGCCACACCGGAAACAACGGTCGAGAGAGGTGATCTGCTGATCGTGTCAGGGCCGACGAAACTGGTGGAGAAGTTCGCGGCCCTTACCTGA